A single Magnetococcales bacterium DNA region contains:
- a CDS encoding hemerythrin family protein, whose product METLLWNESLSVGCTEIDNDHKKLVGLLNNLIVAVSENRGRDVVGKVLNDLLSYTAWHFRHEERLMQTYRYEGIIAHKNEHAELIGHADSLRRQFQEKEVDITQEVIDFLKQWLTHHILETDLHMGRFLEQKMGAGGKG is encoded by the coding sequence ATGGAAACTCTTTTATGGAACGAATCGCTGAGCGTAGGCTGTACCGAAATCGATAATGATCACAAGAAACTTGTCGGGCTTCTCAATAATCTGATCGTCGCCGTTTCCGAAAACAGAGGCCGCGATGTCGTGGGTAAGGTTCTGAACGATCTGCTCAGTTATACCGCATGGCACTTCCGGCATGAGGAACGACTCATGCAAACCTATCGCTACGAAGGCATCATCGCCCACAAGAACGAACATGCCGAACTGATCGGCCATGCGGACAGCCTGCGCAGGCAGTTCCAAGAAAAAGAAGTGGATATCACCCAGGAAGTGATCGATTTTTTGAAACAGTGGCTAACCCACCACATTCTGGAAACAGACCTGCACATGGGACGATTTCTGGAACAAAAAATGGGGGCCGGTGGCAAGGGTTGA
- the trpD gene encoding anthranilate phosphoribosyltransferase — MNIQEAIARIVTRGDLSQEEARQVMDRIMSGKTTDAQIGAYLTALRMKGETVDEIAGSAMAMRQKAVTVRAPGRVVDTCGTGGDASGTFNISTTVAFVVAACGVTVAKHGNRSISSKSGSADVLKALGINIEADMQTVEKCLAEVGMGFLFAPRHHGAMRHALGPRQEIAIRTLFNLLGPLTNPAGAPFQLIGVFDGSRVESMARVLGRLGSQRAMVVHGSDGLDEITLTGPTQVAELFPDQTVKTYSITPEQFSLSSTSLEALRGGDAESNATITRHILEGEPGPKRDVVVLNAAAALHVVGHVDNIAQGIQAAQHAINDGRARGKLDHLVRVSNGQ, encoded by the coding sequence ATGAACATTCAGGAAGCCATTGCCCGGATTGTGACCCGGGGCGATCTCAGTCAGGAAGAGGCCCGTCAGGTCATGGACCGTATCATGTCCGGCAAAACGACAGATGCCCAGATTGGTGCCTATCTGACGGCCCTGCGCATGAAAGGTGAAACCGTGGATGAGATTGCCGGTTCGGCCATGGCCATGCGCCAGAAAGCCGTGACCGTGCGTGCCCCGGGCCGTGTTGTGGATACCTGTGGGACGGGTGGTGATGCCTCCGGAACCTTCAATATTTCCACCACGGTCGCCTTTGTCGTCGCCGCTTGCGGCGTGACCGTGGCCAAACATGGCAACCGCTCCATCTCCTCCAAAAGCGGTTCTGCCGATGTCCTGAAGGCCTTGGGTATCAATATCGAAGCCGACATGCAAACCGTGGAAAAATGTCTGGCCGAAGTGGGCATGGGATTTTTGTTTGCACCGCGTCACCATGGTGCCATGCGTCATGCCCTTGGACCCCGGCAGGAAATTGCCATTCGTACCCTGTTCAACCTGTTGGGTCCCCTGACCAATCCAGCCGGCGCTCCATTTCAATTGATCGGGGTGTTCGATGGCTCCCGGGTGGAGTCCATGGCGCGGGTGCTGGGGCGTCTGGGATCCCAGCGTGCCATGGTCGTCCATGGTTCGGATGGCCTGGATGAAATCACCCTCACGGGTCCAACCCAGGTGGCCGAACTTTTTCCGGATCAGACCGTCAAAACATACTCCATCACCCCTGAGCAGTTTTCCCTCTCTTCCACATCTCTCGAAGCCCTGCGCGGCGGGGATGCGGAAAGCAACGCCACCATCACCCGTCATATTCTGGAAGGAGAGCCAGGTCCCAAACGTGATGTTGTCGTGCTGAATGCAGCCGCAGCGCTCCATGTCGTGGGCCATGTTGACAATATTGCACAAGGCATCCAGGCCGCCCAGCATGCCATCAATGATGGCCGGGCCAGAGGAAAGCTGGATCACCTGGTGCGGGTTTCCAATGGGCAGTAG
- a CDS encoding aminodeoxychorismate/anthranilate synthase component II: MVLMIDNFDSFTYNLVQYFGELGQEVQVFRNNAITLDEINRLNPSHIVLSPGPCTPDEAGITLDVVRHCSGRFPILGVCLGHQAIGQAFGGKVVRAPYVMHGKTSHIHHHNTGVFSGLPHPFEATRYHSLVVDREKLPICLKVTAWTEDGLIMGLKHQNLNVEGVQFHPESILTRNGHDLLRNFLQQSH, translated from the coding sequence ATGGTCCTGATGATCGACAATTTTGACTCTTTTACCTACAACCTGGTCCAGTATTTTGGAGAGTTGGGACAGGAGGTCCAGGTCTTTCGCAACAACGCCATTACCTTGGACGAGATCAACCGCCTGAATCCATCCCACATTGTCCTCTCCCCGGGACCTTGTACGCCAGACGAGGCCGGCATCACCCTGGATGTGGTACGGCATTGCAGCGGACGTTTTCCAATCCTGGGGGTGTGTCTGGGACATCAGGCCATTGGTCAGGCATTTGGTGGCAAGGTGGTGCGTGCCCCCTATGTCATGCACGGCAAGACTTCCCATATCCATCACCACAATACCGGCGTTTTTTCAGGCCTGCCGCATCCGTTCGAGGCCACCCGTTACCACTCCCTGGTGGTGGATCGGGAAAAACTGCCCATCTGCTTGAAGGTAACGGCCTGGACTGAAGACGGCCTGATCATGGGTCTGAAACACCAAAACCTGAATGTGGAAGGGGTTCAGTTTCATCCCGAGTCCATCTTGACGCGCAATGGTCATGACTTGTTGCGCAATTTTTTGCAACAATCCCATTAA